From a region of the Gossypium raimondii isolate GPD5lz chromosome 10, ASM2569854v1, whole genome shotgun sequence genome:
- the LOC105776487 gene encoding auxin response factor 6 — MRLSSAGFNPPNQEDTAGEKRVLNSELWHACAGPLVSLPHVGSRVVYFPQGHSEQVAATTNKEVDAHIPNYPSLPPQLICQLHNVTMHADVETDEVYAQMTLQPLSPQEQKEAYLPAELGTPGKQPTNYFCKTLTASDTSTHGGFSVPRRAAEKVFPPLDFTQQPPAQELIARDLHDNEWKFRHIFRGQPKRHLLTTGWSVFVSAKRLVAGDSVLFIWNDKNQLLLGIRRANRPQTVMPSSVLSSDSMHLGLLAAAAHAAATNSRFTIFYNPRASPSEFVITLSKYVKAVYHTRVSVGMRFRMLFETEESSVRRYMGTITGISDLDPVRWPNSHWRSVKVGWDESTAGERQPRVSLWEIEPLTTFPMYPSPFPLRLKRPWPPGLPSFHGLKDDDLGMSSLMWLQGDAGRGMQHLNFQGIGVSPWMQSRLDASMLGLQTDMYQAMAAAALQEMRTVDPSRSGTASLQFQQPQNGPCRPAALVQPQMLQQTLPQAILQGVEDNQHQSQPHLLQQQLQHQNSFNNQQQHQQQPLFNNQQQQQPQHSMSQQHQQLVDHQQIPSPVSAMSQYASASQSQSSPLQSIPSLGQQQSFSDSNGNPVTSPVVSPLHSLLGSFPQDESSNLLNLPRTNPIMTTSAWPSKRVAVDVLSSGSPQCVLPQVEQLGPSQTNMSQNSISLPPFPGRECSIDQGGTDSQSHLLFGVNIEPSSVLMQNGMSGLRGVGTDSDSTSIPFFSNYMSTAGNDFSVNPAMTPSSCIDESGFLQSQENVGQSNPQTRTFVKVYKSGSFGRSLDISAFSNYNELRSELAHMFGLEGQLEDPLRSGWQLVFVDRENDVLLLGDDPWPEFVNSVWCIKILSPQEVQQMGKRGLELLNSVPVQRLSNGSCDDYVSRQDSRNLSSGIASVGSLDY, encoded by the exons atgagactTTCTTCTGCTGGTTTCAATCCACCAAACCAGGAAG ACACTGCAGGAGAAAAGAGGGTCCTCAACTCTGAACTGTGGCATGCGTGTGCTGGACCTCTTGTTTCTCTACCACATGTTGGAAGTAGGGTTGTTTATTTCCCACAGGGTCATAGTGAGCAG GTAGCTGCAACAACCAACAAGGAAGTGGATGCCCACATACCTAACTACCCAAGCTTACCTCCACAACTTATTTGTCAGCTTCATAATGTTACCATGCAT GCTGATGTCGAAACAGATGAAGTATATGCACAGATGACCTTGCAACCATTGAGTCCG CAAGAACAAAAGGAGGCTTATCTACCTGCGGAATTGGGCACTCCCGGCAAACAGCCAACAAACTATTTCTGCAAAACATTAACAGCCAGTGACACAAGCACTCATGGAGGGTTTTCTGTTCCTCGCCGAGCAGCTGAAAAAGTGTTTCCTCCACTG GACTTCACCCAGCAGCCTCCAGCTCAAGAGTTAATCGCAAGAGACTTGCATGATAATGAATGGAAATTTAGGCATATATTTcggg GCCAGCCCAAAAGGCACCTCTTGACGACTGGATGGAGTGTCTTTGTAAGTGCTAAAAGACTAGTTGCAGGTGATTCAGTGCTTTTTATATG GAATGATAAAAATCAATTACTTCTTGGCATCCGGCGAGCTAATCGACCTCAAACTGTAATGCCTTCATCAGTGCTATCAAGTGATAGCATGCATTTAGGGCTTCTTGCTGCCGCTGCTCATGCAGCTGCAACAAATAGTCGGTtcactatattttataatccaag GGCTAGTCCATCAGAATTTGTCATAACTCTCTCAAAATATGTCAAAGCTGTCTATCATACTCGAGTTTCTGTTGGAATGCGCTTTAGGATGCTGTTTGAAACAGAAGAATCCAGTGTTCGTCG ATACATGGGGACGATAACTGGCATAAGTGACTTAGATCCTGTTCGGTGGCCAAATTCACATTGGAGATCAGTCAAG GTTGGCTGGGATGAATCAACAGCTGGTGAAAGGCAGCCAAGAGTTTCCTTATGGGAAATTGAACCATTGACAACATTCCCAATGTATCCATCGCCATTTCCTTTAAGGCTCAAGCGCCCATGGCCTCCAGGATTACCTTCTTTCCATG GCCTCAAGGATGATGATCTAGGCATGAGTTCACTTATGTGGCTACAAGGAGATGCTGGTCGAGGAATGCAGCATCTAAATTTTCAGGGTATTGGAGTTTCACCATGGATGCAGTCGAGGCTAGATGCCTCCATGCTTGGTTTGCAGACTGACATGTACCAAGCTATGGCTGCTGCAGCATTGCAAGAGATGAGAACTGTGGATCCTTCCAGATCTGGAACTGCTTCCCTTCAATTCCAGCAACCCCAAAATGGCCCTTGCAGGCCTGCTGCTCTAGTGCAACCCCAGATGTTGCAGCAGACTCTGCCTCAGGCCATTCTTCAGGGTGTTGAAGACAACCAGCATCAGTCTCAGCCACATCTACTTCAGCAACAATTGCAGCACCAGAATTCATTTAATAACCAACAGCAACACCAGCAGCAGCCTTTGTTTAACAACCAACAGCAACAGCAGCCACAGCATTCAATGTCCCAGCAGCACCAGCAACTGGTTGATCATCAGCAGATTCCTAGTCCAGTGTCTGCCATGTCACAGTATGCTTCAGCCTCTCAATCTCAGTCATCACCGTTGCAATCCATACCTTCACTAGGCCAACAACAGAGTTTTTCTGATTCAAACGGGAACCCTGTGACCAGCCCTGTTGTTTCTCCTTTACATAGTCTTTTGGGTTCTTTCCCCCAAGATGAGTCTTCCAATCTGCTCAACTTGCCTAGAACTAACCCCATAATGACTACTTCTGCATGGCCATCTAAGCGGGTTGCCGTTGACGTTCTCTCATCTGGATCTCCACAGTGTGTTCTACCACAGGTGGAACAGTTGGGGCCTTCCCAGACAAACATGTCTCAAAATTCTATTTCGTTGCCACCTTTTCCTGGTAGGGAGTGCTCGATAGACCAGGGGGGTACCGACTCACAGAGCCATCTCTTATTTGGTGTTAATATAGAGCCTTCATCTGTTCTAATGCAAAATGGAATGTCAGGACTTAGGGGAGTTGGCACTGATAGTGATTCCACTTCTATACCCTTCTTTTCTAATTATATGAGTACTGCAGGGaatgatttttcggttaatcCAGCAATGACACCTTCCAGTTGCATTGATGAATCTGGATTCTTGCAGTCTCAGGAAAATGTGGGCCAATCAAACCCACAAACTAGAACCTTTGTTAAG GTTTATAAATCAGGGTCCTTCGGGAGATCATTGGATATTTCTGCATTCAGCAACTACAATGAACTTCGCAGTGAACTGGCACATATGTTTGGCCTTGAAGGCCAGTTGGAGGACCCTCTGAGATCAGGCTGGCAGCTTGTATTTGTTGACCGGGAGAATGATGTTCTTCTCCTTGGCGATGACCCCTGGCC GGAGTTCGTGAACAGTGTCTGGTGTATCAAGATACTTTCCCCACAGGAAGTGCAGCAAATGGGCAAACGAGGCCTGGAGCTTCTAAACTCTGTGCCAGTTCAGAGGCTCTCTAATGGCAGTTGTGATGACTATGTGAGCCGGCAGGACTCGAGAAATCTTAGCTCTGGTATCGCCTCCGTGGGTTCTTTGGACTACTGA
- the LOC105776486 gene encoding uncharacterized protein LOC105776486, translated as MEYERIDKVQSVISPSKLRMKLMGPHHMRKKDGSNSNSSRTSPSRIEDAEFINSLLASKNGDFDDEVKVSNELVMDSSQSKESFPRENIEGCPAKLHQFSKSDNSNSSSVHPMRTFEDENLDSDSNASSSSFEFHKGERVVHGSVTRTYTRPTSSKWNDAEKWIMNRQNVQAINAKKNAVHGQANNRFPITNMMRVAPESANSDHRLHVNRVADAMQLPFEKFSFMPSGAQNWEMDLSCTKSSAEDTTVLPTIRSVCMRDMGTEMTPVTSQEPSRTSTPVGATTPLRSPTSSVPSTPRSGAPTSAPLNHITDSESHHPGDSGKQELSEQEMKLKTRREIVALGVQLGKMNIAAWASKDEKEKDTSSVETTNIEELERIEYEKRAAAWEEAEKSKHNARYKREEIKIQAWESQQRAKLEAEMRRIEAKVEQMRAQAQTQMVKKLAMARQRSEEKRAAAEARKNRDAERTSAQGEYIRRTGKLPSSSHYMCCGWLS; from the exons ATGGAGTATGAAAGAATAGACAAAGTTCAG AGTGTTATTTCACCAAGTAAATTGAGGATGAAGCTAATGGGGCCTCATCATATGAGAAAAAAAGATGGATCAAACAGCAATTCTTCTAGAACATCTCCTTCTAGGATTGAAGATGCTGAGTTTATCAACAGTCTCTTAGCCTCTAAAAATGGAGACTTTGACGATGAAG TTAAAGTATCTAATGAGTTAGTGATGGATTCTAGTCAATCAAAAGAATCATTCCCAAGAGAGAACATTGAAGGATGCCCTGCTAAATTGCATCAATTCTCGAAGAGCGATAACAGTAATTCGAGCTCAGTTCATCCGATGAGGACATTTGAAGATGAAAATCTCGATTCTGATAGTAATGCCAGTTCGTCGAGCTTTGAGTTTCATAAAGGGGAGAGAGTGGTGCACGGTTCCGTGACAAGGACATATACCAGACCTACGTCGTCTAAGTGGAACGATGCGGAGAAATGGATAATGAACCGACAAAACGTGCAAGCTATTAATGCCAAGAAGAATGCAGTTCACGGCCAAGCTAATAACCGATTTCCGATTACGAATATGATGAGAGTTGCTCCAGAGTCTGCAAACTCTGATCATCGATTACATGTTAATCGAGTAGCTGATGCTATGCAGCTGCCATTCGAGAAGTTCTCTTTTATGCCTTCGGGAGCTCAAAATTGGGAGATGGATTTGTCTTGTACGAAAAGTTCAGCTGAAGATACAACAG TTCTGCCCACAATTCGATCCGTTTGTATGAGAGATATGGGAACTGAAATGACCCCTGTTACAAGTCAAGAGCCATCTAGGACCTCTACTCCTGTAGGGGCAACAACCCCGCTCAGAAGTCCAACATCTTCGGTCCCCTCTACTCCTCGTAGCGGGGCACCAACATCAGCACCTTTGAATCACATTACTGATTCTGAGTCACATCATCCTGGCGATAGCGGCAAGCAAGAATTGTCCGAGCAAGAAATGAAGCTCAAGACGAGGAGAGAGATCGTAGCCCTTGGTGTCCAGCTTGGGAAGATGAATATTGCTGCTTGGGCAAGCAAAGACGAGAAGGAGAAGGACACATCTTCAGTCGAAACCACTAATATAGAGGAGCTTGAACGGATTGAATATGAAAAACGAGCAGCTGCATGGGAGGAAGCCGAAAAGTCTAAGCATAATGCAAG GTATAAGCGCGAGGAGataaaaattcaagcatgggagAGTCAGCAGAGAGCAAAACTAGAAGCGGAAATGCGGAGAATCGAG gCAAAAGTAGAGCAAATGAGAGCCCAAGCTCAAACACAGATGGTGAAGAAGCTTGCTATGGCAAGGCAAAGATCAGAGGAAAAACGAGCTGCAGCTGAAGCCAGAAAAAATCGAGATGCCGAAAGAACTTCTGCTCAAGGGGAATATATTCGCCGAACCGGAAAATTGCCATCATCATCTCATTACATGTGTTGTGGTTGGTTGTCATAA